The nucleotide sequence CGGCGATCAGGTCGGCCGCCTGCTTGTAGTAGCGGACTTTCGTCTGATACGGCCCGGCCACCGCCATGGCGGCGAACGCCGAGATCCAGGTGCGTATTTCATGCGCCGAGCTGCCGCCTTCGTGGGTGACGAACGAGTTCGACCAGCGATCGAGGTCGCTGAGGTGTCCGTTGTCGATGATTTCCAGGAAGCGCTGGTCCCAAGCCGGATTGAGCGGCTGTAGGTCACTGTTTCCCGCCGCGAAGCTCTTGGCCGCTTCCATCACGACGGTCTGCCGGGCTTGCCGCTGTGCGGGAGTCAGGGGCTGGCCGTGCACGATGCGCTCCCGGACCTGCGGATCTGCGCTGTGCAACGTCGGCACCGGCGGACTATGGGAGAGCCCGCCCGATCCAATCACCAACACCCGCATGTCCAGGGTTGACAAGAAAGTTCCTACCGCGGTGCCCAGCGCTCGGCACCGCCGCAGGGGGCCCAGCGGGGCGGCTATCGCGTTGATGAAGATCGGTATCACCGGGCGGGCGGTCGCGGTTCCGAACAACTTTTCCAGCGGCTGCACGGTCCCGTGGTCCACGTCCATGCTGGCCGATACGGCCACGTCGACATCCGCGCCGAGCACGGCCTTGGCGCAGTCCGCTGCCAGGTCGGCAGGAACATCAAGCGCACCGATGTGGGTACCGTAGTCCCCAACCGCACTGGCGTACATACCAATACAAAACGGGGGCATCGCCCGGTAGAAGAAGCCGTTGTAGTGATCCGGGGAAAAGATGACCACCAGGTCCGGGTCGTAGGCACGCACGAACTCGGCGGCCTCGGCAATGGCGGCATGGACCTCGTCAAGTAGGTCGAGCCGCGGCCCCGGTAGATTCAGCAGCGGGCTGTGGGACATACAGCACAGAGCCAGAGGCATTTTCGGCGTCACCCCCTCCCGAAGCAAGCGAGAGGGCTGCGACCAGCGATCGGCTCAGGTCTGGGGCCAGCTGGGCAATGCAGGCGCCGGCGATGCAACGGTCGGGACGCACGAACAACACCGATTCGTCGTGCGAGTCGAACCAGGCCTTGATTTCACCCGTACGGTCGCCGACGATCACCACGCCTGGGTCATCGTCGCCGGTCCAGTGCAGCTGGACCGCTGGACGCGCGGCAACAAATTTGGCGTCCAACGCTTTCCACGTAGCAAATGCGGCATCCCCGAGGATCTTTCGCGGGTTGTTGTTCCAGCACAGCACGGCGAACCAGCCACCCAGCACGTCGTCCAGCAGGATGTTGTGCTGGCCGCGTGTGTCGACTCGAGGCTGGATGAACAACGTGCCGACCGGCGACCGAGGGCGCCGAGGCCGGTCATGCACGACGGCCCCAACCTCGTATCGCGGCATCGGCTTGAACCGCATCTCGAGTACATAGCGCTTGAGCGAAGGCAGCACCGATGCGGAGCGCACCACCGCGTTGCGCACGGCCGCGATTCTGCGGTCGGTCGGCGAAATCACCCGACCCACCATGGTGGACAGGTCGATCATCGCCCGCGCGTGCTTGCGCCGCTCCAAATCGTAACTGTCGAGCAGCGCTTCGCCGGCCTGGCCCCGAACCACCGCGGCCAGTTTCCACCCCAGATTTGCCGCGTCGCGGATGCCGCTGTTGTAGCCCTGCCCTTGCCAGACCGGCATCAGATGTGCCGCGTCGCCGGCCAGCAGCAGACGCCCGCTGCGGAAGGCACCGGCGATTCGCGAATGATGGGTGTAGACGCGGCGCCGGATCACCTCGACCCGTTCGGGGTGCGGTACCAGCCGGGCCAGCATTCTGGTCAGGAAGGCCGGATCGTCGGCCTGCTCGTCAGACTCATCGGCGTGAATCATGAACTCGAACCGTCGTATCCCGTGAGCGATCGAAATCGAGGCATACGGGCGGCTCGGGTCCGCACCCACCTCGCTGTTCGGATGCCCCAGCGGGTCGTTGGCGATATCAACCACCAGCCATCGGGTGGGCGAGGTCGTGCCGTCGAAAGACACACCCATCATCCGGCGGGTGATGCTGCGGCCGCCGTCGCAGCCAACGACATAGCCGACCCGCACCCGCCGCGATTTGCCAGAGTCGTCTGCTGCGGTACCGCACTCGACCGCTACCGCGGTTTCGGTCTGCACGCATGAGGTCACCGGCCGACCCCACCACACCTCGACGTGGTCGAACCTGTCCAGACCACGGAGCAATTCCGCATCGACCAGCGGCTGCACGAATCCGTTGCGCTTCGGCCAGCCGAAACGCGCGTCCGGCGGGGCCATCTCGGCAAGG is from Mycobacterium marinum and encodes:
- a CDS encoding 3-carboxyethylcatechol 2,3-dioxygenase, yielding MSHSPLLNLPGPRLDLLDEVHAAIAEAAEFVRAYDPDLVVIFSPDHYNGFFYRAMPPFCIGMYASAVGDYGTHIGALDVPADLAADCAKAVLGADVDVAVSASMDVDHGTVQPLEKLFGTATARPVIPIFINAIAAPLGPLRRCRALGTAVGTFLSTLDMRVLVIGSGGLSHSPPVPTLHSADPQVRERIVHGQPLTPAQRQARQTVVMEAAKSFAAGNSDLQPLNPAWDQRFLEIIDNGHLSDLDRWSNSFVTHEGGSSAHEIRTWISAFAAMAVAGPYQTKVRYYKQAADLIAGFAIRTAVPMP
- a CDS encoding bifunctional 3-(3-hydroxy-phenyl)propionate/3-hydroxycinnamic acid hydroxylase: MSGKRRQNDFDVLVVGAGPVGLTLANILGLQGVRTLVIEERTTLIDYPRGVGLDDEALRTFQSIGLVEGILPHTVPNQILRFFDAKRRILAEMAPPDARFGWPKRNGFVQPLVDAELLRGLDRFDHVEVWWGRPVTSCVQTETAVAVECGTAADDSGKSRRVRVGYVVGCDGGRSITRRMMGVSFDGTTSPTRWLVVDIANDPLGHPNSEVGADPSRPYASISIAHGIRRFEFMIHADESDEQADDPAFLTRMLARLVPHPERVEVIRRRVYTHHSRIAGAFRSGRLLLAGDAAHLMPVWQGQGYNSGIRDAANLGWKLAAVVRGQAGEALLDSYDLERRKHARAMIDLSTMVGRVISPTDRRIAAVRNAVVRSASVLPSLKRYVLEMRFKPMPRYEVGAVVHDRPRRPRSPVGTLFIQPRVDTRGQHNILLDDVLGGWFAVLCWNNNPRKILGDAAFATWKALDAKFVAARPAVQLHWTGDDDPGVVIVGDRTGEIKAWFDSHDESVLFVRPDRCIAGACIAQLAPDLSRSLVAALSLASGGGDAENASGSVLYVPQPAAESTGAAARPT